A window of the Streptomyces finlayi genome harbors these coding sequences:
- a CDS encoding chorismate mutase, with the protein MTTSDIDESVRAELNRLRESIDNIDAAVVHMLAERFKCTQQVGHLKAEHHLPPADPAREGRQIARLRQLAESAKLDPAFAEKLLNFVVAEVIRHHERIAEESANGDTA; encoded by the coding sequence ATGACCACGAGCGACATCGACGAGTCCGTACGCGCCGAGCTGAACCGGCTGCGCGAGAGCATCGACAACATCGACGCCGCAGTCGTCCATATGCTCGCCGAGCGCTTCAAGTGCACCCAGCAGGTCGGCCACCTCAAAGCCGAGCACCACCTGCCGCCCGCCGACCCCGCCCGCGAAGGCCGGCAGATCGCCCGCCTTCGACAGCTCGCCGAGAGCGCGAAGCTGGACCCGGCGTTCGCCGAGAAGCTGCTGAACTTCGTCGTGGCCGAAGTCATCCGCCACCACGAGCGGATCGCCGAGGAATCGGCGAACGGCGACACCGCCTAG
- a CDS encoding SIMPL domain-containing protein, translating into MTENDTPRPYGTPQTPRITVRGEARIEADPETARIYVTVSARGTDRRTALDDLTRRNTQAINLIKSYGEAIDTLETGTLSISPELTRHGRGERVRAYHGNVQLNVTLTDFTALGELTSRLADQELTRVEGPWWALRPDSPVHSAARRQAVREAVQRAREYAEALNTELGALLELADTGTGIGRPERAGFAGQRIAYSAAGTTELATDAEPIDLEPVRQTVHAQVEASFTIAPPALR; encoded by the coding sequence ATGACCGAAAACGACACCCCCCGCCCCTACGGAACACCGCAAACCCCCCGCATCACCGTCCGCGGCGAAGCCCGCATCGAAGCCGACCCCGAGACCGCCCGCATCTACGTCACCGTCTCCGCCCGCGGCACCGACCGACGCACCGCCCTCGACGACCTCACCCGACGCAACACCCAAGCCATCAACCTGATCAAGAGCTACGGCGAAGCCATCGACACACTCGAAACAGGCACCCTCTCCATCAGCCCGGAACTCACCCGCCACGGCCGCGGCGAACGCGTCCGCGCCTACCACGGCAACGTCCAGCTCAACGTCACCCTCACCGACTTCACCGCACTCGGCGAACTCACCAGCCGCCTCGCCGACCAGGAACTCACCCGCGTCGAAGGCCCCTGGTGGGCCCTCCGCCCCGACTCACCCGTCCACTCCGCCGCCCGCCGCCAAGCCGTACGCGAAGCCGTCCAGCGAGCCCGCGAATACGCCGAGGCCCTCAACACCGAACTCGGCGCCCTCCTGGAACTCGCCGACACCGGCACAGGCATCGGCCGCCCCGAACGCGCCGGATTCGCCGGCCAACGGATCGCCTACAGCGCAGCCGGCACGACAGAACTCGCCACCGACGCGGAACCCATCGACCTCGAACCCGTACGCCAGACCGTCCACGCCCAGGTCGAAGCGTCGTTCACCATCGCCCCACCCGCACTTCGATAG
- the pepN gene encoding aminopeptidase N, with product MSVLTRNEAQTRAQLLDVTRYTIDLDLTAGEETFDSRTVIHFTAHAAGDTFVELKPATLRSVTLDGQPLDPDLLAENRYPLTALTAGPHELRTDATMRYSRTGEGMHRFTDPTDGETYVYTQLFMDDVQRVFTAFDQPDLKSVFEISVTAPDSWTVLGNGIAEHTGDGHWTIAPTPLISTYLVAVAAGPWYSVTTEHAGLPFGIHCRRSLAPYLDADADEILDITRACFDRYHEKFDEPYPFDSYDQAFVPEFNAGAMENPGLVTFRDEFVYRSAVTDTERQTRAMVISHEMAHMWFGDLVTLSWWDDIWLNESFAEYMGYQTLTEATRFTDTWVDFGVARKGWGYDADQRPSTHPVAPDPDAVPDTASALLNFDGISYAKGASALRQLVAWLGEKDFLAGINTHFARHKFANATLADFIDNLASATDRDVHAWAAQWLRTTGIDTLTAHVAESDSQWSLTVDRDGSRPHRIAVGSYEHSLDTQSGPDRLVLRERFEIDVPHNEPTTTLPGPRPALLVLNDGDLTYAKVRLDPQSWDTALRCLSGIPDPLTRALLWNTARDMVRDGELTPAAYLSAARTHLPHETDLAVVQGVLSFAAHHIADRFLTPQDRPTALATLTAICRDLIRRTEDGSAPGLRLIAVRHFIDAATQPDGIQDWLAGGTVPGGPELDPELRWRILTRLAVLGATDETAIDAELTQDPSATGQEGAARCRAALPTPEAKAAAWHAMFTDDTLSNYLFTATAQGFWQPEQDTLVREYVPRYYPDATALAIRRGPAIADAAGRYAFPATTVDTQSLDLGTRALDDQPLIPALRRKLVDQLDDLRRALTVRDAH from the coding sequence ATGTCCGTACTGACGCGCAACGAAGCGCAGACCCGAGCCCAGCTACTCGACGTGACCCGGTACACGATCGACCTGGATCTCACCGCCGGCGAGGAGACCTTCGACTCCCGCACCGTCATCCACTTCACCGCCCACGCGGCCGGAGACACGTTCGTCGAGCTCAAGCCCGCCACCCTGCGCTCCGTCACGCTCGACGGACAGCCCCTCGACCCGGACCTCCTCGCCGAGAACCGCTACCCCCTCACCGCCCTCACCGCCGGCCCGCACGAACTGCGCACCGACGCCACCATGCGCTACTCCCGCACCGGCGAAGGCATGCACCGCTTCACCGACCCCACCGACGGTGAAACCTACGTCTACACCCAGCTCTTCATGGACGACGTCCAGCGCGTCTTCACCGCGTTCGACCAGCCCGACCTCAAATCCGTCTTCGAGATCAGCGTCACCGCCCCCGACAGCTGGACCGTCCTCGGCAACGGCATCGCCGAACACACCGGCGACGGCCACTGGACCATCGCCCCCACCCCCCTCATCTCCACCTACCTCGTCGCCGTCGCCGCCGGCCCCTGGTACTCCGTCACCACCGAACACGCCGGACTGCCCTTCGGTATCCACTGCCGCCGCTCCCTCGCCCCGTACCTCGACGCCGACGCCGACGAGATCCTCGACATCACACGCGCCTGCTTCGACCGGTACCACGAGAAATTCGACGAACCGTACCCCTTCGACTCCTACGACCAGGCCTTCGTCCCCGAGTTCAACGCGGGCGCCATGGAGAACCCCGGCCTCGTCACCTTCCGCGACGAATTCGTCTACCGCTCCGCCGTCACCGACACCGAACGCCAGACCCGCGCCATGGTCATCTCCCACGAAATGGCCCACATGTGGTTCGGCGACCTCGTCACCCTCTCCTGGTGGGACGACATCTGGCTCAACGAGTCCTTCGCCGAATACATGGGCTACCAGACCCTCACCGAAGCCACCCGCTTCACCGACACCTGGGTCGATTTCGGCGTAGCCCGCAAGGGCTGGGGATACGACGCGGACCAGCGGCCCTCCACCCACCCCGTCGCCCCCGACCCCGACGCCGTCCCCGACACCGCGTCCGCCCTCCTCAACTTCGACGGCATCAGCTACGCCAAAGGCGCCTCCGCCCTCCGCCAACTCGTCGCCTGGCTCGGCGAAAAAGACTTCCTCGCCGGCATCAACACCCACTTCGCCCGCCACAAGTTCGCCAACGCCACCCTCGCCGACTTCATCGACAACCTCGCCTCCGCCACCGACCGCGACGTCCACGCCTGGGCCGCACAGTGGCTGCGCACCACCGGCATCGACACACTCACCGCCCACGTCGCCGAAAGCGACAGCCAGTGGTCCCTCACCGTCGACCGCGACGGCAGCCGCCCCCACCGCATCGCCGTCGGCAGCTACGAACACTCCCTCGACACCCAGTCCGGACCGGACCGCCTCGTCCTGCGCGAACGCTTCGAAATCGACGTCCCCCACAACGAACCCACCACGACGCTCCCCGGCCCCCGCCCCGCACTCCTCGTCCTCAACGACGGCGACCTCACCTACGCCAAGGTCCGCCTCGACCCCCAGTCCTGGGACACGGCCCTACGCTGCCTCTCCGGCATCCCCGACCCCCTGACCCGCGCCCTCCTCTGGAACACCGCGCGCGACATGGTCCGCGACGGCGAACTCACCCCCGCCGCCTACCTGTCCGCCGCCCGCACCCACCTCCCCCACGAAACCGACCTCGCCGTCGTCCAGGGCGTCCTCTCCTTCGCGGCCCACCACATCGCCGACCGCTTCCTCACCCCCCAGGACCGCCCCACCGCCCTGGCCACCCTCACCGCCATCTGCCGTGACCTCATCCGGCGCACCGAGGACGGCTCCGCACCCGGCCTGCGCCTCATCGCCGTACGCCACTTCATCGACGCCGCCACCCAGCCCGACGGCATCCAGGACTGGCTCGCCGGCGGCACCGTCCCCGGCGGCCCCGAACTCGACCCCGAACTCCGCTGGCGCATCCTCACCCGCCTCGCCGTCCTCGGCGCCACCGACGAGACCGCCATCGACGCCGAACTCACCCAGGACCCCAGCGCCACCGGACAGGAAGGCGCCGCCCGCTGCCGGGCCGCACTCCCCACCCCCGAAGCCAAAGCCGCCGCCTGGCACGCCATGTTCACCGACGACACACTCTCCAACTACCTCTTCACCGCCACCGCCCAAGGCTTCTGGCAGCCCGAACAGGACACACTCGTACGGGAGTACGTACCCCGCTACTACCCCGACGCCACCGCCCTCGCCATCCGCCGCGGCCCCGCCATCGCCGACGCCGCAGGCCGCTACGCCTTCCCTGCCACCACCGTCGACACCCAGAGCCTCGACCTCGGCACCCGGGCACTCGACGACCAGCCCCTCATCCCCGCACTGCGCCGCAAACTCGTCGACCAGCTCGACGACCTCCGCCGCGCCCTCACCGTCCGCGACGCCCACTGA
- a CDS encoding pyridoxal phosphate-dependent decarboxylase family protein codes for MPTPPLAGGTAGPAALRPLLDTVLTALEQGATRRGGPLPAGGPDNATSRMRTAGPLIPDTGTGAENALRTLVTALTEGAADPAHPHCAAHLHTPPLALAAAADLAASALNPSMDSWDQAPAASALEADLTAALATEIYPHATTPDAVITTGGTEANQLALLLARERHGPVQTICAANTHHSITRATWLLGLPAPVVVPAPTGVMDLTALAEALTRHQHPLLVTATAGTTDTGQIDPLDAVADLCATHGAELHIDAAYGGPLLFSPTHQHTLHGLDRAQSVTLDLHKLGWQPAPASLLAVPDHHHLDPLHHHAPYLNADDDTEAGLPDLLGRSLRTTRRPDALKIAVTLQALGRTGLADLIDRTLATAHQLADLITQHPTLDLYQRPTISTVLFRPTGATDHTVATIRRTLLNRGHAVLGRAEAKGHRWLKATLLNPHTTPHDLHTLINHVTTVTDDLTEGSTPR; via the coding sequence ATGCCCACCCCACCCCTCGCCGGAGGCACCGCAGGCCCCGCAGCCCTGCGCCCCCTCCTCGACACGGTGCTCACCGCCCTGGAACAGGGAGCCACCCGGCGCGGCGGACCACTCCCCGCAGGCGGCCCCGACAACGCCACCTCCCGGATGCGCACCGCCGGCCCCCTCATCCCCGACACCGGAACCGGCGCCGAAAACGCCCTGCGCACCCTCGTCACCGCCCTCACCGAAGGCGCCGCAGACCCCGCACACCCCCACTGCGCCGCCCACCTCCACACCCCACCCCTCGCACTCGCCGCCGCCGCGGACCTCGCCGCCTCCGCACTCAACCCCTCCATGGACTCCTGGGACCAAGCCCCCGCCGCCTCAGCCCTCGAAGCCGACCTCACCGCCGCACTCGCCACCGAGATCTACCCCCACGCCACCACACCCGACGCCGTCATCACCACCGGCGGCACCGAAGCCAACCAGCTCGCCCTCCTCCTCGCCCGCGAACGCCACGGCCCCGTACAGACCATCTGCGCAGCCAACACCCACCACAGCATCACCCGCGCCACCTGGCTCCTCGGACTCCCCGCACCCGTCGTCGTCCCCGCCCCCACCGGCGTCATGGACCTCACCGCACTCGCCGAAGCCCTCACCCGCCACCAACACCCCCTCCTCGTCACCGCCACCGCCGGCACCACCGACACCGGACAGATCGACCCCCTCGACGCCGTCGCCGACCTCTGCGCCACCCACGGAGCCGAACTCCACATCGACGCCGCCTACGGCGGACCCCTCCTCTTCAGCCCCACCCACCAACACACCCTCCACGGCCTCGACCGCGCCCAAAGCGTCACCCTCGACCTCCACAAACTCGGCTGGCAGCCCGCCCCCGCCTCACTCCTCGCCGTACCCGACCACCACCACCTCGACCCACTCCACCACCACGCCCCCTACCTCAACGCCGACGACGACACAGAAGCCGGACTCCCCGACCTCCTCGGCCGCTCCCTGCGCACCACCCGCAGACCCGACGCCCTCAAAATCGCCGTCACCCTCCAGGCACTCGGCCGCACCGGACTCGCCGACCTCATCGACCGCACCCTCGCCACAGCCCACCAACTCGCCGACCTCATCACCCAACACCCCACCCTCGACCTCTACCAACGCCCCACCATCAGCACCGTCCTCTTCCGCCCCACCGGCGCCACCGACCACACCGTCGCCACCATCCGCCGCACCCTCCTCAACCGCGGACACGCCGTACTCGGCCGCGCCGAAGCCAAAGGCCACCGCTGGCTCAAAGCAACCCTCCTCAACCCCCACACCACCCCCCACGACCTCCACACCCTCATCAACCACGTCACCACCGTCACAGACGACCTCACGGAAGGCAGCACACCCCGATGA
- a CDS encoding lysine N(6)-hydroxylase/L-ornithine N(5)-oxygenase family protein: protein MTDRPTPEPDQPHDLVGIGIGPFNLSLAALAHGVPATPGHPQPLAATFYEQRPAFHWHPGLLIDGASLQVPFLADLVTLADPASPWSFLNYLRSRDRLFPFYFAERFHIQRAEYDAYCRWVSNQLPGLHFGHQVDAVRWNTERNLFEVDFTQLDTDGEAEALGRAYTRHVAIGVGTEPFIPEHLKPLAEAHSVPVIHSADYLTHRENLLKAEHITVIGSGQSGAEIFLDLLRARPTGAERIHWLARTAAFAPMEYSKLGLEHFTPDYSRYFHALPESVRDELVPHQWQLHKGIDADTIAAIHDELYRRTLHGGWPDATLTPGVCVRTAGRLANTRVELHLEHTQQGTRSRLTTDAVVLATGYRERPLDGLLTGLDPYLRRDTSARPRIDNHFRLDLDPTVTGHIYVQNAERHTHGVGAPDLGLAAWRSATILNDLTGTNPYPLPDRTAFTTFGLTPANNPTIPAQNPARVPLVQTN from the coding sequence ATGACCGACCGGCCCACCCCCGAACCCGACCAGCCACACGACCTCGTCGGCATCGGCATCGGCCCCTTCAACCTCTCCCTCGCAGCCCTCGCCCACGGCGTACCCGCCACACCCGGACACCCCCAACCACTCGCCGCCACCTTCTACGAACAACGCCCCGCCTTCCACTGGCACCCCGGCCTCCTCATCGACGGCGCCAGCCTCCAAGTCCCCTTCCTCGCCGACCTCGTCACCCTCGCCGACCCCGCCAGCCCCTGGTCCTTCCTCAACTACCTACGCAGCCGCGACCGCCTCTTCCCCTTCTACTTCGCCGAGCGCTTCCACATCCAACGCGCCGAATACGACGCCTACTGCCGCTGGGTCAGCAACCAACTCCCCGGACTCCACTTCGGCCACCAGGTCGACGCCGTCCGCTGGAACACCGAACGCAACCTCTTCGAAGTCGACTTCACCCAACTCGACACCGACGGCGAAGCCGAAGCACTCGGCCGCGCCTACACCCGCCACGTCGCCATCGGAGTCGGCACCGAACCCTTCATCCCCGAACACCTCAAACCCCTCGCCGAAGCCCACTCCGTCCCCGTCATCCACTCCGCCGACTACCTCACCCACCGCGAAAACCTCCTCAAAGCCGAACACATCACCGTCATCGGCTCAGGCCAGTCCGGCGCCGAGATCTTCCTCGACCTCCTCCGCGCCCGCCCCACCGGAGCCGAAAGAATCCACTGGCTCGCCCGCACCGCAGCCTTCGCCCCCATGGAGTACTCCAAACTCGGCCTCGAACACTTCACCCCCGACTACAGCCGCTACTTCCACGCCCTCCCCGAATCCGTACGCGACGAACTCGTCCCCCACCAATGGCAACTCCACAAAGGCATCGACGCCGACACCATCGCCGCCATCCACGACGAGCTCTACCGACGCACCCTCCACGGCGGCTGGCCCGACGCCACCCTCACCCCCGGCGTCTGCGTACGCACCGCAGGCCGCCTCGCCAACACCCGCGTCGAACTCCACCTCGAACACACCCAGCAAGGCACCCGCTCCCGCCTCACCACCGACGCCGTCGTCCTCGCCACCGGCTACCGCGAACGCCCCCTCGACGGCCTCCTCACCGGCCTCGACCCCTACCTGCGCCGCGACACCTCCGCACGCCCCCGCATCGACAACCACTTCCGCCTCGACCTCGACCCCACCGTCACCGGCCACATCTACGTACAGAACGCCGAACGCCACACCCACGGCGTCGGCGCCCCCGACCTCGGCCTCGCCGCCTGGCGCAGCGCCACCATCCTCAACGACCTCACCGGAACCAACCCCTACCCCCTCCCCGACCGCACCGCCTTCACCACCTTCGGCCTCACCCCCGCCAACAACCCCACAATCCCCGCCCAGAACCCCGCACGCGTCCCCCTCGTCCAAACCAACTGA
- a CDS encoding glycoside hydrolase family 35 protein, with protein MPDFTVGDDHFLLDGEPVRLLSGAMHYFRVHEEQWDHRLAMLRAMGLNCVETYVPWNLHEPRPGRFRDVDALGRFLDAAHRAGLWAIVRPGPYICAEWENGGLPVWVTGRFGRRVRTRDAEYLATVERWFRELLPQVVRRQINRGGPVLMVQSENEYGSYGSDRVHLRELTGLLRQCGITVPLFTSDGPEDHMLTGGSVPGLLATANFGSGAREAFRVLRRHQPKGPLMCMEFWCGWFEHWGADPVVRDPAEAAGALREILECGASVNIYMAHGGTNFAGWSGANRSGPLQDEELRSTVTSYDYDAPVDEYGRPTEKFRLMREVLAEFADGPLPELPAPSAVLRETVRVRLTQWAPLAGVLEALGDPETAESGVPPTFEELGVDRGLVRYRVAVPGPRRPYALGAVGLRDRAVVYVDGVRAGVLTEEEGTLAEPVAGPAEVELWVESLGRVNYGRRLGEPKGVTGGVLHERQFLHGVRARALRLDAFEGADGVSGVGFRSADGSTAGLTGLFRGTFEAPGSGVGDGGVELPGWVRGFVWVNGFCLGRYWSAGPQEKLFVPGPVLRAGSNEVWVLELEGAGDPFVELGPGVPVRTGTPGGVQV; from the coding sequence ATGCCTGACTTCACCGTGGGGGACGACCACTTTCTGCTCGACGGCGAGCCCGTACGCCTGTTGTCGGGGGCGATGCACTACTTCCGGGTGCACGAGGAGCAGTGGGATCACCGGCTGGCGATGCTGCGGGCCATGGGGCTCAACTGTGTGGAGACGTATGTGCCGTGGAATCTTCATGAGCCGCGGCCCGGCCGGTTCCGTGACGTGGACGCGCTGGGCCGTTTCCTGGACGCGGCGCACCGGGCCGGGCTGTGGGCGATCGTCCGCCCGGGGCCGTACATCTGCGCCGAGTGGGAGAACGGCGGGCTGCCGGTCTGGGTGACGGGGCGGTTCGGGCGGCGGGTGCGGACGCGTGACGCGGAGTATCTGGCGACGGTGGAGCGGTGGTTCCGGGAGTTGCTGCCGCAGGTGGTGCGGCGGCAGATCAACCGTGGCGGGCCCGTGCTCATGGTGCAGAGCGAGAACGAGTACGGGAGCTACGGCAGTGACCGGGTCCATCTGCGGGAGTTGACGGGGCTGCTGCGGCAGTGCGGGATCACGGTGCCGCTGTTCACGTCGGACGGGCCTGAGGATCACATGCTGACCGGTGGTTCGGTGCCGGGGCTGTTGGCGACGGCGAACTTCGGGTCGGGTGCGCGGGAGGCGTTCCGGGTGCTGCGCCGTCATCAGCCGAAGGGGCCGCTGATGTGCATGGAGTTCTGGTGCGGCTGGTTCGAGCACTGGGGGGCCGACCCGGTCGTGCGGGATCCGGCGGAGGCTGCCGGGGCGTTGCGGGAGATCCTGGAGTGCGGGGCGTCGGTGAACATCTACATGGCGCACGGAGGGACGAATTTCGCGGGCTGGTCGGGGGCGAACCGTTCGGGTCCGCTTCAGGACGAGGAGCTGCGGTCCACGGTGACGTCGTACGACTACGACGCTCCGGTCGATGAGTACGGGCGGCCCACGGAGAAGTTCCGGCTGATGCGTGAGGTCCTCGCCGAGTTCGCGGACGGCCCGCTTCCTGAGCTGCCGGCGCCGTCGGCCGTACTACGGGAGACGGTGCGGGTCCGGCTGACTCAGTGGGCGCCGCTTGCGGGGGTGCTGGAGGCGCTGGGTGATCCGGAGACGGCGGAGAGCGGGGTGCCGCCGACGTTCGAGGAGCTGGGTGTGGACCGTGGGCTGGTGCGGTACCGGGTCGCGGTGCCGGGTCCGCGCCGGCCGTACGCGCTGGGCGCGGTGGGGCTCCGGGACCGGGCGGTGGTTTACGTGGACGGGGTGCGGGCCGGTGTGCTGACCGAGGAGGAGGGCACGCTCGCGGAGCCGGTCGCGGGGCCCGCGGAGGTCGAGCTGTGGGTGGAGTCGCTGGGCCGGGTCAATTACGGGCGCCGGCTGGGTGAGCCCAAGGGCGTCACGGGCGGGGTGCTGCATGAGCGGCAGTTCCTGCACGGGGTGCGGGCGCGTGCGCTGCGGCTCGACGCGTTCGAGGGGGCGGATGGGGTGTCGGGGGTCGGGTTCCGGTCGGCGGATGGTTCCACGGCGGGGCTGACGGGTCTGTTCCGGGGGACGTTCGAGGCTCCCGGGTCCGGGGTCGGGGACGGTGGGGTGGAGCTGCCGGGCTGGGTGCGGGGATTCGTCTGGGTCAACGGCTTCTGCCTGGGGCGGTACTGGTCGGCCGGGCCGCAGGAGAAGCTGTTCGTGCCGGGCCCGGTGCTGCGGGCCGGCTCCAACGAGGTGTGGGTGCTGGAGCTGGAGGGGGCCGGCGACCCGTTCGTGGAACTGGGTCCGGGGGTGCCCGTCCGCACGGGCACCCCCGGGGGTGTTCAGGTGTGA
- a CDS encoding bifunctional metallophosphatase/5'-nucleotidase, whose translation MPLNRRTFLGRSAAAGAGVAIAGGAVAGQAVAAESVSRRRPAKRYSFTVMGTTDLHGNVFNWDYFTDKEFDDKAHNDVGLAKISTLVDRVREERGRHNTLLIDAGDTIQGTQLSYYYAKVDPITAKRGPVHPMAQAMNAIGYDAAALGNHEFNYGIPVLRKFEEQCDFPLLGANALDAKTLRPAFAPYVMKRLRTPQGRDVRVAVLGLTNPGIAIWDKAHVGGKMVFPGLEEQAAHWVPKLRSMGADVVIVSAHSGSSGTSSYGDQLPYVENAAGLVAEQVPGIDAILVGHAHTEIPEYFVTNEATGKQVVLSEPLKWGQRLTLFDFDLVWERGRWSVEKVGAEVLNSNEVAEDPKITSLLGDEHTKVVAYVNQVIGTSVVAMSTARAPWLDEPIIDLINQVQSETVRAGLAGGAYAALPVLSQASCFSRTAGIPAGEVTIRDAAGLYPFENTLEARLLTGAQLKDYLEYSARYYVRTAAGVPVDTSKLTNADGIPDYNYDAVSGVAYDVDIAKPVGSRIVGLTFEGAAIDPAAQFVLAVNNYRASGGGNFPHVPGAKQVWADSDEIRNTIINWVKAKGSVDPAEFALVGWRLTRDGVPVF comes from the coding sequence ATGCCGTTGAACCGTAGGACGTTTCTGGGCCGTTCGGCTGCTGCCGGTGCGGGTGTGGCGATAGCGGGCGGTGCTGTCGCGGGGCAGGCCGTGGCGGCGGAGTCGGTGAGCCGGCGCCGTCCGGCGAAGCGGTACTCCTTCACCGTGATGGGGACGACCGACCTGCACGGCAATGTCTTCAACTGGGACTACTTCACGGACAAGGAGTTCGACGACAAGGCTCACAACGATGTCGGTCTGGCGAAGATCTCCACGCTCGTCGACCGGGTCCGGGAGGAGCGGGGGCGGCACAACACGCTGCTGATCGACGCGGGTGACACGATTCAGGGCACGCAGCTCTCGTACTACTACGCGAAGGTCGACCCGATCACGGCGAAGCGTGGTCCGGTGCATCCGATGGCGCAGGCCATGAACGCGATCGGGTACGACGCGGCGGCTCTCGGCAATCATGAGTTCAACTACGGCATTCCGGTGCTGCGGAAGTTCGAGGAGCAGTGTGATTTCCCGCTGCTGGGTGCGAACGCGCTGGATGCGAAGACGTTGCGGCCTGCGTTCGCCCCGTATGTGATGAAGCGGCTTCGTACGCCGCAGGGGCGGGATGTGCGGGTGGCGGTGCTGGGGCTGACGAATCCTGGGATCGCGATCTGGGACAAGGCGCATGTGGGCGGGAAGATGGTGTTCCCGGGTCTTGAGGAGCAGGCGGCGCACTGGGTTCCGAAGCTGCGGTCGATGGGCGCGGATGTGGTGATCGTGTCGGCGCATTCGGGTTCGAGTGGTACGTCGTCGTACGGGGATCAGTTGCCGTATGTGGAGAACGCGGCGGGTCTGGTGGCGGAGCAGGTTCCGGGGATCGACGCGATTCTGGTGGGGCATGCGCATACGGAGATTCCCGAGTACTTCGTGACGAACGAGGCGACGGGGAAGCAGGTCGTGTTGTCGGAGCCGTTGAAGTGGGGGCAGCGGCTGACGTTGTTCGACTTCGATCTGGTCTGGGAGCGGGGCCGTTGGTCGGTCGAGAAGGTCGGCGCGGAGGTGCTGAACTCGAACGAGGTGGCGGAGGACCCGAAGATCACGTCGCTGCTGGGTGATGAGCACACGAAGGTGGTGGCCTATGTGAATCAGGTCATCGGTACGTCGGTGGTGGCGATGTCGACGGCGCGGGCGCCGTGGCTGGACGAGCCGATCATCGATCTGATCAATCAGGTGCAGTCGGAGACGGTGAGGGCGGGGCTGGCGGGTGGTGCGTACGCGGCGTTGCCGGTGTTGTCGCAGGCGTCGTGTTTCTCGCGTACGGCGGGGATTCCGGCGGGCGAGGTGACGATCAGGGACGCGGCGGGGCTGTATCCGTTCGAGAACACGCTTGAGGCGCGGTTGCTGACGGGTGCGCAGTTGAAGGATTACCTGGAGTACTCGGCGCGGTATTACGTGCGGACGGCCGCGGGTGTGCCGGTGGATACGTCGAAGCTGACGAATGCGGACGGTATTCCGGATTACAACTATGACGCGGTGTCGGGGGTGGCGTATGACGTCGACATCGCGAAGCCGGTGGGTTCGCGGATCGTGGGTCTGACGTTCGAGGGTGCGGCGATCGATCCGGCGGCGCAGTTCGTGTTGGCGGTGAACAACTATCGGGCGAGTGGTGGGGGGAATTTCCCGCATGTGCCGGGTGCGAAGCAGGTGTGGGCGGATTCGGACGAGATCCGTAACACGATCATCAACTGGGTGAAGGCGAAGGGGTCGGTGGATCCGGCGGAGTTCGCGTTGGTGGGGTGGCGGTTGACGCGGGACGGTGTCCCGGTGTTCTAG
- a CDS encoding helix-turn-helix domain-containing protein, with protein MYHTWMRFFTPSPLHHRLGLVCLGVGLQHGALPPVGPRTLDHHVAVIINSGSGWFIGPDGRRLTVTAPSLIWLTPGTPHHYGADPGTGWDESFVDFTGPATTTYTELGCIEPDRPLVPLSDTGGPRAAVSRIVRAARRGNPLLEVETGAAVHELLVSLRRARADIGPDGDPVLQALARDAFQPLSVAEHASRHGMTPAELRSAVRRGAGCSPKDFLLGIRLGRAKELLAATDLPVAAVARRVGYDDPAYFSRLFARRVGTAPVRFREQQGRSVPGGWSDTIPDPAHPPTING; from the coding sequence ATGTACCACACATGGATGCGCTTCTTCACTCCCAGCCCGCTCCACCACCGCCTGGGCCTGGTCTGTCTCGGCGTGGGGCTCCAGCACGGCGCCCTGCCACCGGTCGGCCCACGCACCCTCGACCACCACGTGGCCGTGATCATCAACTCGGGGAGCGGCTGGTTCATCGGCCCCGACGGCAGACGCCTGACCGTCACCGCCCCCAGCCTCATCTGGCTCACCCCAGGCACCCCCCACCACTACGGGGCCGATCCCGGCACCGGCTGGGACGAGAGCTTCGTCGACTTCACCGGCCCCGCCACCACCACGTACACCGAACTCGGCTGCATCGAACCGGACCGCCCCCTCGTCCCGCTCTCCGACACCGGCGGACCCCGCGCCGCCGTCAGCCGCATCGTGCGCGCCGCCCGCCGCGGCAACCCGCTGCTCGAAGTCGAGACAGGAGCCGCCGTCCACGAACTCCTCGTATCGCTGCGCAGGGCCCGCGCCGACATCGGGCCCGACGGCGACCCCGTACTCCAGGCCCTGGCCCGCGACGCGTTCCAGCCGCTGTCCGTCGCCGAGCACGCCTCCCGCCACGGCATGACACCCGCCGAACTGCGCTCCGCGGTACGCCGCGGCGCCGGATGCAGCCCCAAGGACTTCCTGCTCGGCATCCGGCTCGGCCGCGCCAAGGAACTCCTCGCCGCGACGGACCTGCCCGTCGCCGCGGTAGCCCGCCGCGTGGGCTACGACGACCCGGCCTACTTCTCCCGGCTGTTCGCCCGCCGCGTCGGCACCGCCCCCGTCCGCTTCCGCGAACAACAAGGACGCAGTGTCCCGGGCGGCTGGAGCGACACCATCCCCGACCCGGCACACCCGCCGACGATCAACGGCTAG